The following are encoded in a window of Microcaecilia unicolor chromosome 14, aMicUni1.1, whole genome shotgun sequence genomic DNA:
- the SCNN1A gene encoding amiloride-sensitive sodium channel subunit alpha: MPEEEKKEKEGLIEFYSSYRELYEFFCNNTTIHGAIRLVCSLHNKMKTAFWVFLFFASFGLMYWQFALLFGQYFSYPVSISMNVNSDTLNFPAVTICTLNPYRYTSVLDELRELDQIAQQKLYEMYRYNSSSLQNRDPSTRRERRSISPVLVQLERIPPEEGSLGAKPQRKPRRPRSNVMDDSPPVDKKDWSIGFKLCDENGKDCFYQRYSSGVDAIREWYRFNYINILARIPDGAMLAENQFQDFIFACRFNGEPCTNSNYSTFHDPIYGNCYTFNENITTNSKIWTSSMPGVNNGLSLMLRTEQQDYIPLLSTVAGARVMVHGHNEPAFMDDGGFNIQPGVETSIAMKKETIERLGGVYSDCTEDGSDIKVQNLFLSKYTQQVCVRSCFQDAMIDRCGCAYYFYPLPPGEQYCDNTNHRGWGHCYYKLNSEFSSDELGCFTKCRQPCKVSKYLLTTGYSQWPSETSKAWVFHMLSQQNQYNLTSKRIDVAKLNIYFEELNYKSTVESPAINMVTLLSNCGSQWSFWFGSSVLSVVELGELVFDVLAITLILLLRRYRARKRDAVEEASCAPSPSLPRMGHVNPEFQQEVVHSQQLRVVADITPPPTYESLELQAMSECGSDCGCSRHSSVRTARAAAEEVEEEEEEE, translated from the exons ATGCCagaggaggagaagaaagaaaaggaggggCTGATCGAGTTCTACAGTTCATATCGTGAACTCTACGAGTTCTTTTGCAACAATACCACAATCCATGGAGCCATCCGGCTTGTCTGCTCCCTGCACAACAAGATGAAAACTGCTTTTTGGGTGTTTCTGTTTTTTGCCTCTTTTGGGCTCATGTACTGGCAGTTTGCGCTTCTTTTTGGCCAGTACTTCAGCTACCCAGTCAGCATCAGTATGAATGTGAACTCGGATACACTGAACTTCCCAGCTGTCACCATATGCACCCTGAACCCCTACAG GTATACGAGTGTGCTGGATGAACTCCGTGAACTGGATCAAATAGCACAACAGAAATTGTATGAGATGTATCGGTACAACTCTTCCAGCCTCCAGAACCGAGACCCCTCCACTAGGAGAGAGCGACGTAGCATCTCACCAGTGCTGGTGCAGCTAGAGAGGATTCCACCTGAAGAAGGAAGTCTAGGGGCTAAGCCCCAAAGGAAGCCTCGTAGGCCAAGATCCAACGTGATGGACGACAGCCCACCAGTCGATAAGAAAGACTGGAGTATTGGGTTCAAACTG TGTGACGAGAATGGTAAGGATTGCTTTTACCAGAGGTATTCCTCCGGCGTAGATGCAATTCGGGAGTGGTACCGGTTTAATTACATTAATATCCTGGCCCGAATCCCTGATGGAGCTATGCTAGCTGAGAATCAATTTCAAGATTTTATCTTTGCCTGCAGATTCAATGGGGAACCCTGCACCAACAG TAACTACTCCACCTTTCATGACCCTATTTATGGGAACTGCTACACATTTAATGAGAACATTACCACCAACAGCAAAATATGGACCTCCTCCATGCCTGGAGTCAATAATG GATTGTCATTGATGCTTCGCACAGAACAGCAGGACTACATCCCATTATTGTCCACGGTGGCTGGTGCTCGGGTGATGGTTCACGGACACAACGAACCAGCATTTATGGATGATGGAGGATTTAATATACAACCTGGGGTGGAGACTTCCATTGCTATGAAAAAG GAGACCATAGAACGACTGGGTGGAGTGTACAGTGACTGCACAGAGGATGGCAGTGACATTAAAGTGCAAAATCTCTTTCTGTCCAAGTACACACAGCAG GTGTGTGTTCGCTCCTGTTTCCAGGATGCTATGATAGATAGATGTGGCTGTGCTTATTATTTCTATCCTCTGCCTCCTGGAGAGCAATACTGTGACAATACCAACCACAGAGGATGGG GACATTGTTACTATAAGCTGAACAGCGAATTCTCTTCTGACGAACTTGGGTGTTTCACCAAATGCCGGCAACCCTGCAA AGTTTCCAAATACCTGCTCACCACTGGATACTCTCAATGGCCCTCAGAAACCAGCAAG GCATGGGTTTTCCACATGTTGTCTCAACAGAATCAGTACAACCTAACCtccaaaag GATTGATGTGGCCAAGTTAAACATATACTTTGAGGAACTGAATTATAAAAGCACTGTGGAATCTCCAGCTATAAAT ATGGTAACACTTCTCTCTAACTGTGGCAGTCAGTGGAGTTTCTGGTTCGGTTCCTCTGTCCTCTCTGTGGTGGAACTGGGAGAGCTTGTCTTTGATGTGCTGGCAATCACTCTTATTCTGCTCCTGCGACGTTATCGTGCAAGAAAACGTGATGCTGTGGAGGAGGCCAGCTGTGCGCCTTCACCATCACTACCCCGCATGGGGCATGTCAATCCTGAGTTTCAACAAGAGGTGGTTCATTCCCAACAGCTGCGAGTGGTGGCTGACATCACCCCACCGCCAACATACGAGAGCCTGGAACTGCAGGCCATGTCCGAATGTGGTAGTGACTGTGGCTGTTCACGTCACTCCAGTGTCAGGACAGCCAGAGCTGCAGctgaggaggtggaggaggaggaggaagaagagtga